One region of Brassica napus cultivar Da-Ae chromosome A10, Da-Ae, whole genome shotgun sequence genomic DNA includes:
- the LOC106430644 gene encoding leucine-rich repeat receptor protein kinase HPCA1-like — MSSRIGAFMLLILLCFQFLSVSALTNGFDASALQALKADWTKYPENWVGADPCGTNWVGITCTNDRVVSISLGNLDVEGKLSSDIASLTELQILDLSYNTELTGPLPSNIGQLKKLKNLILVACSFSGQIPESIGDLEQLIYLSLNLNQFSGRIPASIGRLSNLYWFDIADNQIEGTIPVSNGTSSPGLDMLLETKHFHFGKNKLSGVIPETLFSSKMTLIHVLFDGNNFTGDIPDTLSLVKTLTVLRLDRNKLTGNIPTSLNNLTNLQELYLANNEFTGSLPNLTSLTSLYTLDVSNNTLEFSPIPSWISSLRSLATLRMEGINLNGSIPNSFFSPPQLQTVILKRNRINSALDFGTSYSNQLEFVDLQYNDIDVYTQPSSNTRIQVILANNPVCQEQGNSPSYCSAIPHNTSYSTIPTTCSPCDHGREASPSCRCAHPFTGTFNFRAPSFSGLFNSTNFEILQKDITGFFNKFSYPVDSVAVRNIRENTTDHQLLIDLLVFPLGRESFNETGMLLVNFAFSNQTYKPPPIFGPYIFIADPYTQFSDGGGFKSSNMGVIIGAAVGCAVLLLLLTLAGVYALCQRKRADRATDQNNPFAKWSTSKSSIDAPQLMGAKSFTFEELKKCTDNFSEANDVGGGGYGKVYRGILPSGQLIAIKRAQQGSLQGGLEFKTEIELLSRVHHKNVVRLLGFCFDRSEQMLVYEYIPNGSLRDSLSGKSGIRLDWIRRLRIALGSGKGLAYLHELADPPIIHRDIKSNNILLDENLTAKVADFGLSKLVGDPEKTHVTTQVKGTMGYLDPEYYMTNQLTEKSDVYGFGVVMLELLTGKSPIEKGKYVVREVKMKMNKSRSLYDLQELLDTTIITSSSNLKGFEKYVDLALRCVEEEGVNRPSMGDVVKEIENIMQLAGLNPNGDSASTSATYEDAIKGSGDPYGKDSFQYSGNFPASKLEPQ, encoded by the exons ATGAGTTCAAGAATTGGAGCCTTTATGCTCCTGATCTTGCTTTGCTTCCAATTTTTATCGGTTTCTGCTCTCACAAATGGTTTTGACG CTTCTGCTTTACAAGCCCTGAAGGCTGATTGGACAAAGTATCCTGAAAATTGGGTAGGTGCTGATCCTTGTGGAACCAATTGGGTTGGAATCACATGTACCAATGACCGCGTTGTTTCAAT ATCACTAGGTAACCTTGACGTGGAAGGAAAGCTTTCCAGTGATATTGCAAGCTTGACTGAATTGCAGATCTT GGATTTGTCTTACAACACTGAATTGACTGGACCACTTCCATCAAATATCGGTCAACTTAAGAAGTTGAAGAACTT GATCCTTGTGGCCTGTAGTTTCAGTGGTCAAATCCCTGAGTCCATTGGAGATCTTGAACAACTTATATATCT CTCCCTGAATTTAAATCAATTTAGTGGAAGAATTCCAGCTTCCATTGGACGGTTATCAAACCTATATTGGTTTGATATAGCTGACAATCAGATTGAAGGAACGATTCCAGTTTCTAATGGGACTTCTTCACCTGGACTTGATATGCTTCTTGAAACTAagcattt TCATTTTGGAAAAAACAAGCTTTCGGGAGTTATCCCAGAAACACTTTTCAGCTCAAAAATGACTTTGATACATGT ACTATTCGATGGGAACAACTTCACGGGGGACATCCCAGACACCCTTAGCCTCGTTAAAACGTTGACAGTGTT ACGCCTTGATAGGAATAAACTTACTGGCAATATTCCTACAAGTCTTAATAACCTCACAAATCTTCAAGAACT GTACTTGGCCAACAACGAATTTACAGGTAGTCTTCCAAATTTAACCAGCTTGACCAGCCTCTACACATT AGATGTAAGCAATAACACTTTGGAATTCTCACCTATACCATCATGGATCTCTTCATTACGCTCCTTGGCAACATT AAGGATGGAAGGGATCAACCTTAATGGTTCAATACCAAACTCATTTTTCAGCCCTCCTCAGTTGCAGACAGT tATCCTAAAGAGGAATCGAATAAATTCAGCGTTGGACTTTGGTACCAGCTATAGCAACCAGTTGGAGTTTGTTGATTTGCAATACAATGACATAGATGTTTATACACAACCATCCTCTAACACACGCATCCAAGTAAT ATTGGCAAATAATCCAGTGTGCCAGGAGCAGGGAAACAGTCCAAGTTACTGCTCAGCAATCCCACACAATACCTCTTATTCTACCATTCCAACAACCTGTTCTCCGTGTGATCATGGCAGGGAAGCGAGTCCTTCGTGCCGCTGTGCGCATCCATTCACAGGAACATTCAATTTCAGGGCTCCTTCCTTCTCAGGGTTATTCAACTCCACCAACTTCGAAATTCTTCAGAAGGATATAACTGGTTTCTTCAATAAGTTCAGTTATCCAGTGGACTCCGTGGCCGTCAGAAACATAAGAGAGAACACAACAGATCATCAGCTTCTAATCGATCTTTTAGTCTTTCCATTGGGCAGAGAGAGTTTTAATGAGACGGGAATGTTACTTGTTAATTTTGCCTTTAGCAACCAGACTTATAAGCCTCCCCCTATATTTGGCCCTTACATTTTCATAGCCGATCCCTACACTCAGTTCTCTG ATGGAGGAGGTTTTAAGTCATCAAACATGGGCGTCATAATCGGAGCAGCAGTTGGTTGCGCGGTTCTTCTGTTGTTGTTAACTCTAGCTGGAGTTTACGCTCTCTGCCAGAGGAAGAGAGCAGACAGAGCAACTGACCAAAATAATCCTTTTG CCAAGTGGAGTACGAGCAAGAGCAGTATTGATGCTCCGCAGCTAATGGGAGCAAAATCTTTTACTTTTGAAGAGTTGAAGAAATGTACAGACAACTTTTCAGAGGCAAATGATGTTGGGGGTGGAGGTTATGGCAAG GTTTACAGAGGGATTCTTCCCTCGGGGCAACTCATTGCAATCAAAAGAGCTCAACAAGGATCTTTGCAAGGAGGGTTGGAATTCAAAACTGAGATCGAACTACTTTCAAGGGTTCATCATAAAAATGTTGTCAGACTCTTGGGCTTTTGCTTTGATCGAAGTGAACAAATGCTTGTATACGAGTACATTCCAAATGGCTCTCTTAGAGACAGTCTCTCAG ggAAGAGTGGGATAAGACTTGATTGGATAAGAAGGCTCAGAATAGCACTTGGTTCAGGGAAGGGTCTGGCTTATCTTCATGAGCTTGCTGATCCTCCAATTATACACAGAGAcatcaaatcaaataatatattacttGATGAAAATCTAACTGCAAAGGTTGCCGATTTTGGCCTCTCCAAACTTGTGGGAGACCCTGAGAAAACTCATGTGACAACACAAGTGAAAGGAACCATG GGCTACTTGGATCCTGAGTACTACATGACAAATCAGTTGACCGAGAAGAGTGATGTGTATGGGTTTGGTGTGGTGATGCTTGAGCTATTAACCGGTAAAAGTCCAATAGAGAAAGGTAAATACGTGGTGAGAGAGGTGAAGATGAAAATGAATAAGTCGAGGAGTTTGTATGACCTGCAAGAACTGTTGGACACGACGATCATCACAAGCAGCAGCAACCTTAAAGGGTTTGAGAAGTACGTAGATTTGGCTCTGAGATGCGTGGAGGAGGAAGGAGTGAATAGACCATCCATGGGTGATGTTGTGAAAGAGATTGAGAACATAATGCAGCTCGCTGGGTTAAACCCGAACGGGGATTCAGCATCGACTTCGGCAACGTACGAGGATGCAATCAAAGGATCTGGTGATCCTTATGGCAAGGACTCGTTCCAGTACAGTGGGAATTTCCCAGCTTCAAAGCTCGAACCCCAGTGa